The Desulfovibrio sp. genome contains the following window.
GGGATGGACACGGCATCGACTATGGCACGGGTCAGCTTGAGTTCGTAACCATCCTTGGTGCCGTCCGCATCAATGGAATTGACGCAGAGCTCGCCAGCGCCCAGCTCCTGACAACGGCGCGCCCAGGCAATGGCATCCAGCCCCATGCGCTTGCGGCCGCCGTGGATGACGATTTCGTAGCCAGAGGGGATTTCTGCGTTTACCGGAACAGCCAGCACATCCATGCCCACCACGATAGCCTGTGAGCCAAAAGCATCCGCGCCATCGCTGATGATATGCGGATCCTTGACCGCCGCCGAATTTACCGAAACCTTTTCCGCCCCGGCCAGCAGCACGGCGCGCATATCCGCCACGCTGGAAATGCCGCCGCCGACAGAAAAGGGAATAAAAATCTGCTCCGCCACGTGCTCCACCACATCAATAAAGATACCGCGCGCCTCGGCAGAGGCCGTGATGTCGTAAAACACGATTTCATCCGCGCCTTCTTCATAGTAGCGCCGCGCGGTTTCAACCGGATCGCCGATGTCTTCGTTGCCTACAAATTTGACACCCTTGGTCAGCCGCCCGTTGCGCACATCCAGACAGGGAATCACTCGCTTACTGAGCATGACGCGCCTCGCAGTAGTCGTAGAAGTTGCGCAGAATTGTCAGCCCCGGACGCCCGCTTTTTTCGGGGTGGAACTGGGTGGCCCACAGGCCGTCGCGCCCGTATACGGAGCAGAATTCCTTGCCGTAGGTGGTGGTGGCGATCACAAAGGTGGGGTCAGGCTCCACATAATAGCTATGCACAAAATAGAATTCCGCTGTGGGGGCAACGCCCGCGAGCAGGGGGCAGGGGGCGGTCGCCTTCAGGCTGTTCCAGCCCATGTGCGGGATGGGAGCGGGTGTGCCGTCCTCTTCGCGCATGTTGTCTTCAAAACGGCGGCACAAGCCCGGCACGATACCAAGGGTTGTGGTGTCGTTTTCTTCACTGCGGTCAAGCAGAATCTGGCAGCCCAGACAGATGCCCAGCAGGGGCTGGCCGCGCTTGACGCACTCGCGCAGCAGCACGTCAAGGCCCGTGGGGTGCAGGGCGCGCATGGCCTGCCCGGCAGCGCCCACACCGGGAAAAATGATGCCGTGGGCGCCTTCCAGTGTTGCGGGGTCCGCCGTGATGGCGCAAGGTATACCCAAATGTTCAAGGGCGCGGCGCACGCTCGTCTGATTGCCTGCCTTGTAGTCCAGAATGGCCAGCATGGTGCATCCTCTGCTTGTTGTTGCCGTGGGGGGATTGGCGGCTGGTGGCGTTGAAAAGTGCATCATACCTTTTTGCTGGTGCGCAGGCAACGCGCAGACTGGCAGGATGCCCCG
Protein-coding sequences here:
- the hisF gene encoding imidazole glycerol phosphate synthase subunit HisF, encoding MLSKRVIPCLDVRNGRLTKGVKFVGNEDIGDPVETARRYYEEGADEIVFYDITASAEARGIFIDVVEHVAEQIFIPFSVGGGISSVADMRAVLLAGAEKVSVNSAAVKDPHIISDGADAFGSQAIVVGMDVLAVPVNAEIPSGYEIVIHGGRKRMGLDAIAWARRCQELGAGELCVNSIDADGTKDGYELKLTRAIVDAVSIPVIASGGAGEPRHMLEAVTEGGASAALIASIVHYGQYSIRQCKEYMAGHGAKVRMTW
- the hisH gene encoding imidazole glycerol phosphate synthase subunit HisH, whose protein sequence is MLAILDYKAGNQTSVRRALEHLGIPCAITADPATLEGAHGIIFPGVGAAGQAMRALHPTGLDVLLRECVKRGQPLLGICLGCQILLDRSEENDTTTLGIVPGLCRRFEDNMREEDGTPAPIPHMGWNSLKATAPCPLLAGVAPTAEFYFVHSYYVEPDPTFVIATTTYGKEFCSVYGRDGLWATQFHPEKSGRPGLTILRNFYDYCEARHAQ